From Vigna angularis cultivar LongXiaoDou No.4 chromosome 11, ASM1680809v1, whole genome shotgun sequence:
TTGCTTCACTGTACAACACTTTAAGCCTTCCCAATGAGGTTCCCCACAATTCTCAACCACTTCAGCTCCTATATCAAAGTCAgaataaaatttcaacaaaaaataaacacatattATAGCAGAATAAAATCACAAACATCTAATTATCATTCTCAAAAATGGAACCAGCACCCTAAATGAAATATGTTATGGATGATTCCTTATAGATTTCTAAATATGTGAGTTAATAGTAATATTGAAAGGTGATGTGCAGAATAGATTGAGGTTCATGATGAGTAAAGGTGAAATGAAAAGGTGGTGAAATTTTGCTCAAGTTAAGATGTCCCTCCTAGGTCTTTTGTTTAGCCTATAAAATTACGTAAAGCATTCTAAATTGGTCCCATAGATGTGGGTTGCTCAAGTACCTAAATTGACAcgtgaaattaattaaaatgtaacaGGTTTTACAGACATCCCTTCCCCTTCCctgctttttattttctattatattttgtaattctAATGTGCCCAAAATGAGAGTTAAATTGCTCCAATAAACCAATGAAGTTGCTTCCTAGGTACTTTGTTGCACCATCACTATGGGAGAGAATTAATGCATTGTCCAATCAATgcattaaaaattttcaatgcCAAAACAACTCCCTCAATTATTCACCTCTCTATGCTCCTCCTCAATCATACCttacagtatatatatatatatatatatatatatatatatatatatatatatatatatatatatatacactataATACAACTTATCCCTAAAGTAATTGTGTTCCTAATTTCAGGCTTGCCATTTGGCCTTATGCCAAGTTGATACTTAGTTGCAAGCAACATTAGACACAAAACAGAACATTGAAAGCAACATTAGACAAAAAACAGAACATcatttcaaacaattaaatGGAATCTCACAACAACTCAATAAATGCCAACAAAAACCATTAATCTCTTCATTGCAGattaacaaaagaaacaatataTAACACTCTATCTCTTGAGATATCAGTATTACATTATCCTCTGCTCATACTAAGGTTATATTTTAAAGGATTTCATGGCTATTTTTGTCTTCATTtggtgaatatatatatatatatatatatatatatatatatatatatatatatatacgtaatattaaattttactactAGATATTGCTCATGCAGAATatattgttttggttttgtaaaatttaGGTTGAAGTTGTGTTAAACAATCAAGGTGAAGAGGAGAGATGGATGCATTATCTTGAGGAATCATTACTCAGGCTCTTTTCTTTGCTTTGAGATATCATATAACAACAtggtattaatttttatttatttatcatataacaactttatatgattaaattgaaGGTGTTCAAACTGTCAAACAGCAAGGAAAAAGACCACACCCGAAACTCACTGGtccacttaaaaaaaaataaccaaatcaaTGGTTGGAAACTGATTTTGCAGTGCTGGTGTAAAAttaaccaaatgaacagtaaCTACAAGTTTCAAACGGTAAAAGACACATGCACAAATGTTTAAACTGCACTGAAATAATCAGATTCTATAATTCACAACAGTTGTAGCTTAAAATGCAGCAAAATGTGATGATTTAAAGGTGAATTGTGCATATAGGCTTCTCAAGGACCATTTCAAATTTGCACACAACTTTCAATTGACAACATACACTTGCTCAATTGGTTAGAATACATAGACACAGCCAGTGGCTTCATATGACAGCAGCAGTTGTTTAAAATGTcgaaaaatgcattgaaaacTTTTGCAGATTTAATAAAACAGTAGATTCAAAGCTGGCTGGTTCAAATAAAGACTCAAAGAATGCCTAAACACTAGATCTAACTGCAGGATATCAGCTACAACATTTAAAGTGACCTAAAACCACACAAAGACAGCAAGCACGGTGCAAACACTTCATTTAAAATTGTGACAGTTTTGAAATCCAGAATTTAATCAACTCAACCATTCATTTTTCAATTCTGTGATTGATTGGAGTTGCTATCACTTGAGACATgcttaaaatcataaaagaaacttGTCTCAAGCTTTATACACAACAAAACTGAGCATAAACAGTATTGACCAAAGCAGACCAGATCAGAATACTTGGAGTATATATGAGAAAAAGAGCTTCAGACTAGATCTCTCTACTGATTTACTGATTTATATtcatatgtgtgtgtgtaagGACCACTGGCTTAGAACCAAAgctcaagaaaagaaagaaaaatacaatagaGTTTACCATTTTAGGTTACAGATGAATACAACACAAAACAACTATTCTATCAAGGATACAAAAGGGAAATGTGATAGGTTTGGAATTGGTTATAAGAGGAGGGATAAGAGGTATAACTGAATATGACAGTTATAACCTCttgtaaatgtttcttttttttcatataaactgGCTATTATAAGTAGTCACTGTGGTGGGAGGGAAACGAGGTTGTTGATATTTCCTAGGAAGTAATAGGTTGTGGGAGTTTGAGGACAACTCGAAAGTCCTTCTGTGTTGATGTTTTACAGTCTTGTACCATATTGGTAGAAACAGTGCTTGTTTCAATAAGAACCTACCAAGAACGTGTCTTCTTTGTTCTATAATATTGGTTGAATCTATCAATTGGTATTTAGAGTTGGTTCTGTGGGGGACACAAAATAGGGTATGGTGCGTATGAGAATGGAGTCACACATGGATAATGTGGAAAAGATGATGCAAGAAATGGTTCAAGATCAAATGAATATCATGGGAGGTTTCAATGCTGGGAAGATTTCAGTCGTGGGCTAGCTGTGGTGGTGGAGCAAATGTCAGCAGCAAGGAATATGTCTGACGATAATTCTAGCTGTGGTTTCATGTTTTAAACACTTGAATTCGCCAGACAAATTCGACATCTATAGTGCTGGTTTAATCTTTCTATAATTGGTAATTATCTAATGGTGACAAATTCTTCTCCTATGATTGGAACTAATCAGTCaatatatgtattaaattttatatgcatCCACATATAGCTCCCTTTATCTGATTAAGCTCATATTTTGAAATGCTTAAGGTTTATACCACCCTCTTATAGGCTTTCCCTGGTCTAAGGACTTATAATAGCCTTATTCAATACACAATAAAATACAACACAAGATCATTCTTTGATTTCTTATACAGTGTATCTATAGGATATTTGATAGGTCCTCTTTAACTGTGTAATTTCTAAAGGGTTGTAAATATAATTGGGAAAAGAATCAAGGTTAAAATGTAAGGTCTGGGGCAATCCAGAAACAAAAGCTGCCATTTTTTATAAACACCAGAACAACACATTAATTTATTACTGAAAAATGAACATAATATTACAAGATCTTACAAGataatatatcttaaattataaaacatgcaatACAGGCCTTTTCTGTATTCAGAAAGATGATTATGAGAGATAAGTAACTAAAACACAACCATCATTGACATACAAGATTGAGTAATACCTGTAGGAGTATCGAATACAGCTAACAATCTCCTGCCAAGATCTTCAGCTAAGTTTAGTACTTAAAACTTGGTTTGAAGAGGCTGGATAAACATGAATTTcagaaaatatatcaataaatctCTTCCACAGGTGCACACATCCTAACAGTAAGAAAGATGTTTATGTTTGTATCCAAACTAGTAGAAAACAAATACTTCTACatgtaatcataaataaaaagatcaatcatttcaaacattaatcaaattatacTCTAAATCCTGACcaacttcttaaaaaaaatcttaaacacAACACTTGCCATCAGATAAGATGCTTCAGTTACATATCACATAAAAAGCCAGAATCTGacatcatatattatatttacaaaagaagaaaatcataTCAAACCAAAGTAACAAGACAAACCAAAACCAACCTTAAACACTTACAGATTCAATATGCCCAGTCAATGAGTATACTAAGCTTTCGTCAAATGCATTCCAAACACAAATTCTGCATCTGCAAGAATATCATGCAAccagataaaataataatcttctAGCTTCAAATCATGAAACAAGATTACAACGGCTACAACATTATTATCCTCACACTTGCACAAGACTTGTATGATAACAAGAACAATGCTTAAGTAATTAAGGGTTTGCTtagtaaagaaaattattttacattttcatcaCTTGTCCTATTACTTATAACAAAAGAAGCTACTTGTTGTCAAACATTTGCACGTTAAAGGATGAAAACACCGAAATGTTGTTTCACTCTTTCCCTTCAAATCAAATATCTAAACACAAAATAACTTCAAAACAATGTCACAGTTATCAAATCTTTTAATAACCACTTATATCAGGATGCAGAGGTAAACACATAAATGGAATACACACTTTCATGCATTTTTCGACCTCCTCAACACAAAAACTCATCTCCATCAACATCCCATATCCCGTCCCCTCCCTGAACACCCATTTTCAATAACACTCAAGGTTTAACACAAACCTAAATCTAAACAATTGAAACTTACAAGGTGTAGAAGAGAATGCCAGCTCCAGCTTATATCTTCCACATCGACGAAACCAACCTACGTTTCCTTAATCACAATTTCAAACCTCCAAACAACGACAACCAAAAATAGGTCAATGTGACAACAACTAgagcaaaaggaaaaaaattaacctCAAAGCTTCAACTACTCACCGGGATTCGAGGATGACGACAACTACGGTTCGACTCAGGGAAAACGATGCCTGCAATGCCATACTACGGTTCGGAGAACGAATGCCAAGTTACCGTTTCAGTGAAAGCGATTTCAGAGAACGAATGCCAACTACGTTCGAGAAGGAGTGTGAGCTCAAGACTAACAGAGTTGCAATCGGACACGGAGAATGAGTGGAGGGAAGAAGACAGTGCAGGGAGAATGTTAGGGATGCATAATGAGAAGAGTAAGGGGGAGAAGGTTAGGGTTGGAGAGTGAGAAGAATCGAAAGTAAGAAACAATCGAGACTGAGAAGACTCTAAGAACAGTGCACgtgctaatttttttaattacataccGATATTACAGagggataatccgtatataaaattttcCCCCAATTACATACGGAAAATCCGTATGTATTGCCATTATTCACATCCGTATAAAAATTCCGTATGTAAAATTcacattatatacggataaaaatccgtatataacattcCGTATATAAATACCATTTTTCTAGTAGTGTTTGCTCTAGTTGTCAAACACAATACTATCAGGACTGTGCTAAGTATTGTGGCTAGTGAGGAGCTCTACCTAGAGCAATTAGATGTGAAGACTGCATTTCTTCATGGAGATCTAGATGAGGAGATTTACATGCACCAACCTGAAGGCTTTtcagaaggaaagaagaaaaacatggtgTGCAAATTGAATAAGAGCCTGTATGGCCTGAAACAAGCTCCAAGACAGTGGTATAGAAAGTTTGAAAGCTTCATGCACAAGGAAGGTTTCCAGAAGTGCAATGCTGATCATTGTTGTTTCTTCAAAAGGTACAAGTCCATCTATGTCATTTTGCTactttatgttgatgacatgttAGTAGCAGGATCAGATATAACAGACATCAGAAATTTGAAGATGCAATTGTCAAAAGAATTTGACATGAAGGACTTAGGCCTAGCAAAGAAGATTCTTGGAATGCAAATCACGAGagataagaaaaaaaggagTTTTGCAGTTATCTCAGGCAGAGTACATCAACCGTGTTTTGCAGAGATTTAACATGGACAAGGCCAAACCAGTCAGTACTCCTTTGGCCAGTCATTTTCGTCTATCCAAGGATCAGTCTCCTcagacaaaagaagaagaagagattatGGCTAAGATTCCGTATGCTTCAGCCATTGGAAGTCTGATGTACGCGATGGTATGCACAGGGCTAGACATTGGCTATGCAGTAGGAGTTGTAAGCAGGTTTATGTCAAATCCAGGTAAAGCTCACTGGGAAACTGTGAAATGGATTTTGCGATATCTACGAAAAACTAAGGAGAGGTGTTTGTGCTTTAGTAAAAGTGAACTAAAAGTACAAGGTTACGTAGATGCAGACTTTGCTGGAGAAATTGATTATCGAAGAAGTACCACTGGCTACATATTTACTGTTGGAACTACAGCTGTTAGTTGGATGTCACAAATACAAAAGATCGTTGCTTTCTCCACTACAGAGGCTGAATATGTAGCAGTAACATAAGCTAGCAAAGAATTGATATGGCTTCAAGGATTGTTGACAGAGTTGGGATTCATCCAGGAAATGACTGTTTTGCACAGTGATAGTCAAAGTGCAATACATCTGGCTAAGAATTCAACTTTTCACTCTAGAACGAAGCATATTGATCTTCGTTATCACTTCATCAGATCTCTGCTTGAGGATGAAATACTAACGTTGAGGAAGATACTGGGAAGTAAGAACCCAGCGGATATGTTGACAAAGGTTGTTACAACAGAAAAATTGAGGCTTTGCAGTACCTCAATTGGCCTTCAAGAATAACTAATGATGAAGGCAATTACACTATGTGGAAATCAAACTCCAAGTGGGAGAATTGTTAGTATTTTGTAtagtttgattaagtttttgtagtgtgtttttagtcccacattgcttagtATTGTGAGATGGTGTTCTTCACTTTGCTATATAAGAAAGCTTATGTAAGGTTTACAAATGCACCaaaacaaatacttcttagtcttgtttatttctctcttctctctttatTGCCCTTGTTCCCAACATGTTGAACTTCAATGTTAATGGTCATTGAAATCTCGAACACCGGTGTATCTTTTGTTATCAGAAACCAAATCAGAGAGTCTGGAAATTCTAATGACAAGAGAAAACATGTTGACGATCTTAAAAAGTCTTGGGTTATCAGAAACCGAATCAGAGAGTCTGATGACAAGAGAAAACATGTTGACGATCTTAGAAAGTCTTCGGTTATCAGAAACCGAATCAGAGAGTCTAAAAATTCTAATGGCAAGAGAAAACACGTTGACGATCTTAGAAAGTCTTCGGTTATCAGAAACCGAATCAGCGAGTCTGGATATTCTAATGGCAGAAGAAAACATGTGGACGATCTTACAAAGTCAACGAGCCCCGTCACCATCCATTGAGGCAATCTTAAAAGGTAAATTTTGTTGTATAACTgtacattttatattatcattcaCTAATTTTATATGATCATATTTACATACATTTGTAGTTAGTGTTCATAACGAAAATTTTACACaattaatcttaattaaaaacaaagaaaattttaaagattcaattacaaaaatattttacagaGCTGATACAAAAACTTTCGCAgcttaattgaaatttattttcattttaaaataaaataattaaactcatccattttctaaattttgtacTTTCataaagttaacaaatttaGTGAATGCAATAAGAATATTCACtacagaattttaaaaatagtgaaagaaaatagaaaaacactTTGTATCCTTTCTAAGTTATGCTATTATTTCTATTCAATAttcaagtttttttaaatttaagaaatttccTTTAGGAAACTAGTGATGAATTgagaataaatatataatataattggttaatttcttttgtcattcatattttgtttatttaatatggtttttctaatatttcttcatttctctaaataattaatgtattcgatatttttttttaagattgtGCATATAATTGGTTATTTATGATATATGTCAGATATTCTAGAAACAATAGTAAACAAAAAGGAGGAATGGATTCATGGTAAGGATCACAAACAAAGAAATGCTCTTCACCATGCGGCTTCTATAGGTTACCTACATGGTGTTCAGTTCTTGCTTGAAAGTTGTGATACATGTCATATGGAAAGAGACAAAGATGGATTTTTTCCTCTTCATTTGGCTTCTGCATATGGGCATACTGAAGTGGTAAAGAAATTGCTTGAAATTTGCCCAAATCCCAGAGAAATAGTTAATAACAAAGGTCGAAATATCATTCACATTGCAGCTATAATGGGTCAATTTAATGTGATAAAGTACATCTTGCAAAATGCAAAAGATGAAGTTAAAGATATGATAAATGACAAGGATTATGATGGAAACACTCCCTTGCATCTGGCTGCCTCATATTGTCATCCAAAAGTTGTGCAAGCCTTGACATGGGACACAAGGGTTGATCTACATTGGCTTAACAACAACAGTCAAACAGCTCTCGATGCTTTTGAGCAATTTAAACAAGAAGATAATCCGCCCTTCCCACAGGCAAGTATATATAGAGTATtgtttttacttaaaatttcaagatttaaatatatgccttttttatttatagtgacTGTTATGGGAATATATGTTCGACAAGGttcttaatcaattaaaattcatcTTGAATGATTAAGGacctatttttgttttattttccattAGCTCTCACATAATGTAGTATGGTGGTATATTTCATCCACATTAATAGTgtaaattgtgaaaaaaattgatcatcatcatcatagcTCTGTTAAGACATTATTGgactatttattttttcattattggaaTGTTAAATTTGTAACACAAACTTGTATTTGTAGCGGCTAACATGGTGTCTACTAAAATCTGCTGGCGTACAAAATGCTAAAAGAGGGTTACCGACTATCGATATCCCTTTCCCCGAAAGGCCACAACCCAAAAGCACAGAATTTTATAAAGACAGAATCAACACTCTTATGGTGGTTTCAACCCTTATCACTACAGTAGCATTTGCCGCAGGTTTTACTTTGCCTGGTGGAACTAATAGTTCTGCTCCAGAACAAGGCATGGCTATTATTTTACCTCACGTGTGgtttaaaacatttatgttCTGCATCACAGCATCCATGTACGGTGGTATTAGTGTCACTATTATACTCATTTGGGCTCAATTAGGAGATATAACTTTGGCTCTTTTTGCTCTTGATGTGGCAATACCCCTTTTAGGAGTCACTCTTGCAACCTTATCAGTGGCATTCTTGGCTGGTGTCCACCTTGTTATAAGCAATCTCAGTTGGTTGGCCACTACTATTATGATTTTGTGTGTGATCTTCATTCTTCTGCTTTTGTTGCTGTACATTCTTCTCTGGTTGCCCTCAGCATCAAGCAACCTAATAATGCGATGGATTTCTTATTTTCCTTTCAAGATTCTCACATGGTTATTTGAGAAAAATTCAACTGAAGGTAGGTACTTTCCGATACATTATTCAAAATTCTACACCTTTATggctttgttttcttctttattttttttagatggAGATTGAACTTTGTTTTCATGTACATCTTAtcttatatacttatatatatatatatatatatatatatatatatatatatatatatattactcatCATTTTTATGTACAAAATCATTTGGCTTTTGGAGATATAAAATCTTTTATGAAAGTTTAATGAACAAGTACGTCATACTAGTACTTCTAAAAGAATTCATATACATATCGGTATATAGAATAAAACTAAACAATAAttgtatcaaaatattaataaatattaagtcTTGGATGATGAGTATGTACATTTTTACCAATTGAAAAGATTTTTCAGTTGTGTTAGTCCCTATATTCTTATCATTTTAACAAGAATATTGATTGATATCcgagtttaattatttattgaatttaacaGATTAATGAGATTCCTTAATTTGAATTCAAATGGAAGAAATTGCCTATGGCGCGacattaaaaattttacaagTTTACTACCAATTCTCATAATAAGGTGCCATGAAATTATGTTTGTGTGATGAAACCTTCCCTTATGATTCATTTTTCTGTGAATGATTTCCTTTATGTTTTCAAAGGGAAGGATATTACATTACAGTTATTACAGTTGGAGAACTCTATTCTTGAGAATTTATTCATCACTATTTTGCTTTTATTGAATATGTGTGCTAACTATTTTTCAGATAAGAATATGTGAAAGACCCCTTCTATGATCTGTATGATACTTAGAAAGTGACCCTAGATCAATATCTCAAGCTAGGGGTAAGGAGCTTGGTGCATATCAACATGTTTGAGTTGTTATTTGATAGTATGATATTAGCGGATGTTAAATAAGACACTCCATTGTGGTGTTTTGTCTAAGTTCGTTGATCTCATCTAGTTATGGCTATATGTGTTTGTAAGGCCAACATAATTTGTCGGAAACATGTAATTTCTATAAACTCTTGGCTTGTTTTTGTGAGATCCTATATTGGTTTGGGTGTGTATGCATTTATTTGGGCAATGTGAGAATATATACTTCTTTGAAGGAGTGTTCCTTTATTATGTTTGTTGAGTCTGATTGCTACTAAATCATTATTAGAGAATTTCCAAAAATGGACAACGTAACATGCCTTtgatttgataaaaaatttcaacacttatttaaattaattaaaatttgaattgatgtttatttattttttaatataataaattagatttgataaatttaattttctcatctacataaagtattttaatttttattaaataaaaaatacttaatagtTATTAATAATCTTTTTTCAATCATATTcatttgatgttatttttttagtcAAAGTTTATTAAAGAAGTTCAATCAAATTATGACAAAGGATTTTCTTTATAGATATTAGTTGAATTGTTTCCGGTTGATATCCATAACAATGTTTTAGGGTAACATTGataatagttatttttacaACGTTGTTGgagttttttatttcttattattattattagttctTTTCGATTGATAGtaacaactaaaaaattcaTTCCTCCACagataatatcataaaaaacaattataataaattttaatcaaaataaatctaTGATATCttgattttcattattttgacaATATTAAGGTTAAAATCGACTTGAAAagagaattatatatatatatatatatatatatatatatatatatatatatatatatatatatatatatatatatatatatatatatatatatatatatatatatataaaacataattgatattattatgaATCACTTTTTGACAATACACTATGTCACGTCCATTAAATTCACTGCTGAATCACCACTCTACTTCCATTAATGCACATGATACGTGTTCAGTGCCATTAAAGACGCACACGCACTCACTCTGCATGCAACAGCCAGATGTCATTTTTGGAACGTTCCAAAACGTTAATGGAAGACATGTGGCAGCAGAGGAATGGACACACGTCCTGCTTGGGAAGAGAAATTGAATTCTGGAAAACTCTTCCCATTTCTCTGcacacttcatcttcttccccaaaaTTTCTGAATCTCAAattctccatcttctctctaaaaaccattctccttctctcttctgcaactcACCATTCTCTGCTCcattcacgtttcagcaccgtgagaACGATCCCTGCACCGTAAGCTTCATCTGGAACCGAACGGTTTTGGATTCTGAAATGGGTAAGTTTCACGTGCTTCATTGTTCTTCCTTAAGCCACATGCAAGCCTCACTCTGATTTTTGCATGCATCTTCTCTGAACCATTAttggttttctgtaattttagtttaaggaGTTTTGGGCTGAACGTTAAGGGTAGAAGAGTGTACTGGAATCTGGTTTTCCTTTTGAAGAACGAACGCCCAATTCGGGGATATGAGAAGctggtacgactgtcgcggtcatacaaatttgatgtgcaattaagaatgcagtataactaggaagtgactcctaggtcgtctctcaaggaccaatttttgtGGTTCAGTGTTAGATTTTAACACGAAAGGGGGGGTTTTGTTGGTGTTTTTGAATGcgaataaattaaaactggactggaatttaaataagacaactgaatttaaaaacactgaaataaattttaacaatggtaaaaacaagcggtaaaagatggtaaaaactGAATGGTAAAAAGTAATGACTGAATTTAACAATGTAGAAAATcataaacggtaaaataaaaaagacggtaaaaataaaagcacttgactgaaaatcaaattcatcagggattcaacatttaaattaaaattcaacacttaaattaaaatgaaaatgatcaaACTGTGAAATGAACTACACGcttcagaaataaaattcaTGCACTGTTTGAAAAATAGAACTGGAAAAGAAGGAAGAGGCAGAAGCCTCTTCCAGGACCGTGAGTTTCTTACACTACACCTAAACTACCTAAAATCTGATATCTCCCTCGTTCTCCTCTCTGCTTGCTTCTTTTATAACCAAAATTTAGACATGCTCATGTATACTCTGCTTTGATTCCAGCCAGGTTTTCCACCCGTTTTCGTTTTTGTCTCCCCTACAGCCCCCACATCTTTCTTTACTCTATATGTGCCAAAACTAAGCAAAAAGGGGTCCTCCATGTCTTGTCCGTGTGCTGCTTTCTTCTTTCAgtggaaaatattttcaaccgtGGCTCCCACTCCAAGATGTTGTCCGTGTGCTTCTTTCTTGACACCACTTGCTTGCTGAATCACCATGCTTCCCACTGCACCTCTTCAGTCGTGTCCTGTGATGCTCTGTACGTGCAAATCACATGTTTACTGGACTACCTTCTACGTGCTTCCAAGTGCAGGCCGTGATGCTGCTATATAACGTGTGGACCTCTATTTGTCTTCTTCTCCATCGTGAAAGTGGCTGCTCCAAATTGCTGGACCGTGAAGACTCCAACGTGGGTGTTGCACCTCTCCAAGCTCAAAGAATGTGTAAGAGCCAAGTCCAAGCTGCTGTCCATCCAACCAACAAAACCGTGCACATGCTGCACCAATTCTTCAAATTGAAAAGCTATTTTTCTGGGGCAGCTTTCTTATGTATTCACGGCTGCTGCTCCTTTGAGGACCGTACCCTCCATTCTCTCCAAGGTGGCTGTCCGTGAAGACTCCTCTCCAGCCGTGAGCTCTGCTTGGTGTGAAGATCGTCTTCTGCTGCATGCCAACTACTGGACTTGGAGATGGCTGGACGGGTGGACAGTGCAGCTGGATTTGGGTTGCTTCTTCTTTGCTTGTAGCTGCTGGAAATGGCTGGATGTTACTCCCAATCTGCTGCTCCCTTACGTGCCAATCTCCAATGCTCTTCAATTTTTATAAGCCATAAACGTTAAAAAAGCGTGAGTGGTGGACCATGTGCTAGCCAAAACCAAAATGGAGAAAACCATTCAGATTTTTCCATGTGGGCCGTGAAATGTGAGCTGCCACTTAAATTAATTGAAGCTCTCCAAATTGATGGCTTCATATTCACGTTCCAGCCAAGAGAGTTTGGTGGTTCCCACCTTTTACTTTGCCAAAATGAATT
This genomic window contains:
- the LOC108332624 gene encoding protein ACCELERATED CELL DEATH 6; translation: MSDILETIVNKKEEWIHGKDHKQRNALHHAASIGYLHGVQFLLESCDTCHMERDKDGFFPLHLASAYGHTEVVKKLLEICPNPREIVNNKGRNIIHIAAIMGQFNVIKYILQNAKDEVKDMINDKDYDGNTPLHLAASYCHPKVVQALTWDTRVDLHWLNNNSQTALDAFEQFKQEDNPPFPQRLTWCLLKSAGVQNAKRGLPTIDIPFPERPQPKSTEFYKDRINTLMVVSTLITTVAFAAGFTLPGGTNSSAPEQGMAIILPHVWFKTFMFCITASMYGGISVTIILIWAQLGDITLALFALDVAIPLLGVTLATLSVAFLAGVHLVISNLSWLATTIMILCVIFILLLLLLYILLWLPSASSNLIMRWISYFPFKILTWLFEKNSTEEGDASLEETLEEGFIAEANLVEVEVKAEQ